The nucleotide sequence CCGCAATCCACGACGTGGCTGTCGGCAGACGGGGAAACCTGGCGCGGGCCGTTTGTCGATGAGCAGCACAATCCGACCTGGCGCTGGAAGACCACATGGCACGGCGGTCAGGGCTATAGCGTGGCCTATGAGGGCATCCATCGGCAGAGAGTCGCCCTGTATCGCACGCACGATGGGCAACAGTGGGAATTGGTGGCCAACGACATCGGTCCGGCAAGCGAGGACTTGCAGAGCGAGTCACATCTGGCCTTCGCGGAAGACGGCACAGCCTATTGCCTGCTGAGGCAGGACAGCCCGGCGGAGCGTGACTCGCGAACCAACCCGACAGGCTATGTGGGAACGGCCGCGCCGCCCTACACGGAATGGAACTGGAAGCCGCTCGGCCGCCGCATCGGCGGACAATTCATCACCGTGCTTCCGGATGGCCGGCTGCTTGCCGTCACCCGCCTGCACGAAGCCTTCGGCGGGCACCAGACCGGATACACCGCCTTGGTCTGGATCGATCCGAAAACCGGAGCGCTCACCGAAGCGCTGCGTCTGCCATCCGGTGGCGGGGACACGGCTTATCCAGGGGTGGTCCTCCACGAGGGCGTTCTTTGGATCAGCTACTACTCGCGTCATGGCGGTAAAACAGAAATCTATCTGGCGAAAGTGGCACTTGGCGATGCGGCATCCAAATGATGCGCCGGAAGTTGCGGCCAACTTGTGCAGCAAGCCCGGACGTCCGGTTCCCGAGGGATGGCTGCCAGATCTTGTGCGCGAGGCGCCATTCGATACGGGGGAGGTGCTGGTGAGGTGCGACCGATCAAGATGCGTGCCGCTGCGACACATGGCCTACTGATTGATGTCCATGTTGCAGTGCCAACTGAGCTGACACCCCTCCTGCACGAAGCATTCTACAAAAACTTCGTCTCCGCCAGTGAGGACGTGACCCTCACGGGCAACCGGGTGAATGAGGCACCGGCTCATTTCAAGGGTCTGCTCGGCATCGGGCCATGGAACACGAAAATCCGCGGACAGGACTGAAACAAAAGACATGAAAAAACCAGAAGACATGAAGGCGGGGCTCATCGAGCACAACTGCGGAGACACGCTGCTTAGGTATCGCATCGATGCTGGAAGCGGGCGCACCGGGTTGGAGATCATCCCGGCAGCACTGGCGGGGCAGGTCGCTGTGCGGAGGGAATTTTTGGACGGCCCGGAGATTGCGTTTCTGCCCAAGCACTGGCCGGACTTTCCGGCATGGGAGATTGATTCGATGGTGCAGGTCGGGGTAAGGGGACTGCCCGCGCCGGACCGCTTCGCGCAGGGGCGCACCATGCGGAACAGTCCCGCAAGCGAAGGGCTAAGATTTGCCGGGCAGCGCACGGAGGGGAATTGCCTGATCACCACGCTAGAGCATCCCGCAGGATACATCTGCGAACACATCCTCACATGGCTCGAGGGCACGGGGGTGTTCGAGTGCCGGACCCGGTTTCACAACCGCACGGACAAGCCGATGGTTTTGACCATGCTCTCGAGTTTCTCGCTGGGCGGGATTTCACCGTTTCAAAGCGATGAGGCAGCGGGCAAACTGCGTCTGCATCGGTGCCGCAGTGCCTGGTCGGCGGAGGGTCGGCTCGATTCCCGGCTCTTTGAAGAGTTGCAGCTCGAACCCTCGTGGACTGGACATTCGGTTTCCTGCGAGCGGTTCGGCCAGGTCGGTTCGCTTCCCGTGCGCGGGTTTTTCCCGTTTGCGGCGGTGGAGGACACTGGGGTGGGCGTCACATGGGCGGCCCAGATCGCTTGGCCGGGATCGTGGCAGATGGAGGCTTACCGGCGGAATGACTGCGCCTGCCTGTCGGGCGGTCTGGCCGACTGGGAATTCGGCCACTGGGCGAAGGAAATTGCGCCAGGTGATTCGTTTGAGACCCCCTCCGCGTTTTTTACGGTGGTGCAGGGCGGAGTGGATGAAGCCGCCGAGCGCCTGCAAGCACTATATACAGAGGAGCAGGCTTCCCAGCAGTGCCTGCCGGTCCTCTGCAACGAGTGGTGCACGAGCTGGGGCGCGCCAACCCATGATTCGATCCTTGCCCTGGCCGACCGCTTCCGCGGCACCCCGGTCCGCTACCTCGTCATCGATGACGGCTGGACGGATCGCCCGGCGGGAGTCACCCTGGAAAACGGCGATTGGGAGGTGAACCCGAAGTCCTTTCCCGACGGACTCCGGGCGACGGCGGATGCTGTCAGGGAGCGCGGGATGATCCCAGGGATCTGGTTTGAGTTCGAAGTCGCAACCCGGCTTTCCAAAGCTTGGCAGGAAACATCCCATCAGCTCCATCGCGACGGCGTGCCGATCGAAGTGGGCACCCGCAGGTTCTGGGATTTCCGGGATCCCTGGGTTCATGATTATCTATCAGAAAAAGTCATCGGTCTCCTCCGGGAAGCGGGGATCGGATACCTGAAGGTTGATTACAACGACACCATTGGTGTCGGTTGTGATGGTGCCGAATCCTCCGGTGAGGCACTTCGCGCTCACCTTGAGGGGGTTGTCCGTTTTTTCCGGAAAATCAAAGAGGAGCTTCCGGAACTGGTCATCGAGATCTGCGCCTCCGGGGGCCATCGTCTGGAGCCCTTGTTGCTCGGAATCGGGACGATGGGTTCTTTCTCCGATGCCCATGAAACCTTGGAAATCCCGATCATCGCAGCCAATGGCGTGCGCTTGATTCCGCCACGGAAATACCAGGTTTGGGCGGTTCTTCGCAGCAGCGACACACTGCAGCGACTCGTCTATTCGCTGGCCTCGACATTCCTCGGCCGCATGTGCCTGAGCGGTCAGGCGCACGAACTCCAAGGCAATCAACGCGACATCCTCACCCATGCACTGAGCCTCTATCAGAACGTGGCTCCGATCTTGCGGCGCGGCACCTCCAAACGCCACGGGCAGATTGGCCCGAGCTTCAGGCATCCCGCCGGTTGGCAGGCCGTGGTGCGGAGTTCCGATGACGGCAGCGCCATGCTGGCGGTGTGTCATGTGTTTTCCGGCCCGTTTCCAGCAGTCATCGAAGTTCCGCTGGAACAAGCCGGAGAATGGGAAATCGCGGATGCATTGCACGCGTCAGCCCAGCCTCCATCACTTCAGGGTGATTGCCTCACATGGATTCCCGCAGGAGATGTCAGCGCATGCGTGGTCTGGCTCAAGAAGAAGCTTCAACCGTAAAACATCACTCATGAACACAAATGCCTTTGACCTTGAAGCTTCTCTCGCGCGCTTCGATGCATGGTGGCATGGGGAAATGATCGACCGTCCGCCTGTGCGCCTCTACATCGAGCCATCCCGTCCGCAGCCATGCCCGCCGCAAGCTGCGAATCCGCGGGCCGAATGAATGGACGCGCCGCGGGCCGTGGGTGCCGGGTTCGCCGACCTGGCCACCACGGACTGGCTGGCTGACAGCGCGCCGGTGTATCTGCTGAACCTCGGCCCCGAGATCGCGGGAACCCTCTTTGGTTGCGAACTGGAATTCGGCCCCGCCACCTCGTGGTCTCGAATCATACTGCCAATGGGCACCTGCCAACCAAACAGCGATCCTAACAACTCCGTCGGTCATGCAAGCATCGGCTGGCGCTAAACGCGAAGCCGCACGGGCAACGCTTCTTTTCTTGATCTTCCCTTGAGGGGGTTACTGCCCACGAACGGACATTCATTCGTGCGCCGACTTTCGCTGGCCGTAGTAGGCACTGCTGCCGTGCTTGCGAAAGAAGTGTTTGTCGCGCAACACA is from Chthoniobacterales bacterium and encodes:
- a CDS encoding alpha-galactosidase, whose amino-acid sequence is MRHRLISRVCSASGHGTRKSADRTETKDMKKPEDMKAGLIEHNCGDTLLRYRIDAGSGRTGLEIIPAALAGQVAVRREFLDGPEIAFLPKHWPDFPAWEIDSMVQVGVRGLPAPDRFAQGRTMRNSPASEGLRFAGQRTEGNCLITTLEHPAGYICEHILTWLEGTGVFECRTRFHNRTDKPMVLTMLSSFSLGGISPFQSDEAAGKLRLHRCRSAWSAEGRLDSRLFEELQLEPSWTGHSVSCERFGQVGSLPVRGFFPFAAVEDTGVGVTWAAQIAWPGSWQMEAYRRNDCACLSGGLADWEFGHWAKEIAPGDSFETPSAFFTVVQGGVDEAAERLQALYTEEQASQQCLPVLCNEWCTSWGAPTHDSILALADRFRGTPVRYLVIDDGWTDRPAGVTLENGDWEVNPKSFPDGLRATADAVRERGMIPGIWFEFEVATRLSKAWQETSHQLHRDGVPIEVGTRRFWDFRDPWVHDYLSEKVIGLLREAGIGYLKVDYNDTIGVGCDGAESSGEALRAHLEGVVRFFRKIKEELPELVIEICASGGHRLEPLLLGIGTMGSFSDAHETLEIPIIAANGVRLIPPRKYQVWAVLRSSDTLQRLVYSLASTFLGRMCLSGQAHELQGNQRDILTHALSLYQNVAPILRRGTSKRHGQIGPSFRHPAGWQAVVRSSDDGSAMLAVCHVFSGPFPAVIEVPLEQAGEWEIADALHASAQPPSLQGDCLTWIPAGDVSACVVWLKKKLQP